The following proteins are co-located in the Anomalospiza imberbis isolate Cuckoo-Finch-1a 21T00152 chromosome 1, ASM3175350v1, whole genome shotgun sequence genome:
- the CHCHD7 gene encoding coiled-coil-helix-coiled-coil-helix domain-containing protein 7, with product MSRHAKKLRDHDTNPCLAETDDTTKCMDDNNYNKDMCTDYFLKYKNCRQFWHGIMMQRKRNGVKPEMPSAEERKKILESMGKPY from the exons ATGTCCAGGCATGCAAAAAAGCTTAGAGATCACGATACAAATCCATGTCTAGCG GAAACAGATGACACTACAAAATGTATGGATGACAACAACTATAACAAGGATATGTGTACTGATTATTTTTTGAAGTACAAAAACTGCAGACAATTCTGG CATGGAATTATGATGCAAAGGAAGAGAAATGGTGTGAAACCAGAGATGCCCtcagcagaagaaagaaagaaaatactggaaTCAATGGGGAAGCCCTACTGA